From Salmo salar chromosome ssa04, Ssal_v3.1, whole genome shotgun sequence, one genomic window encodes:
- the LOC106610519 gene encoding uncharacterized protein, which produces MRVCGMKMAAANMAKEGFQTQFASVMEKVLKTAVMETTQLFETTIEELRSEICRIKEENKDLKSRIRSPENAKKSTGESERQTAEPGTSQRTNSNIGKRDIGVQCVLTVQALPRSVTDLREEDQWTELHRGAYDKEDNPQMAFVLIKQEVDWEADYSDDYSPGYILLKQEGGEPPTLVRRQPLRELPGRALVPPGAVSALVNRYSQERPPTTQSTSAEPPLQGDPDTQEAPQALSPSQPRTKEVNSGSAGQAPGAEQQSLVIPAAESPSTLDLTESPQSAATIQSTSTVLSTVMAQSTVTTLSKETVQTTTAVQSTVAVKSTAAASERPPPVLSGLPRTPLQDTQPSPVPPHPPPSPQPSPAQSHTDVLPIARPIAVPSTQPARPTAVPDGPPAAPPTQPQPPTLLEQPGVATATPPTPVQSAQLLTLSEEPAGPPEEQVSLVTEHVQPSPTLPSPKSPAVPERTSDEAPVQLSAPAVTTPSGPCQMFKTPFLAQLSVVSQVRSPPRLEEDEEEKEGQEDEGERLSPLPATSTEAVMTRSVATETTPASENKEEIVVHAGGGRKSSRRESILSGLRLRLRPRPRDSTPSPVVAKKPRGERTAPLDHDYSKVMQNRGEKSRESHVDQDVVEDTSNGETADDKSSGQGSSNHISEEEGGANTDVTSPTRQSPIVGGVSKSKKRSMTWVQAQRGLALAQAKRSRSKVTKTSQRGQRSELRGLVTQTPFLPSTPQRRPSYSPSPHAASTSSLSPRRTSPRCTSPHGANPHQDTGANVNPSPTTPPQPHQFKIISATPRRGRPRSAAAAVLNLKRSPSTPQPIPFIVTVSPRSNFKKSPPCTLTFQQAQRYHKSQTMWSPPGPFQLQQSPKSPRKRFTKNQCADCGRVLSSAAALESHASLHTGKRPFACSTCGKDFPNLKGLNRHARVHGEQRGHQCPKCDKTFVYRFGLTKHEQMVHSGVRPFICPICDKRFVIRRDMETHLRVHTGEKPFACSLCVKRFKRRVELNVHLRWHNGEKRHWCSYCGKGFLDYNNLKRHKFVHTGEKPYTCSECGKHFKQTGHLKKHLKTIHKDR; this is translated from the exons atgcgtgtgtgtgggaTGAAAATGGCCGCCGCTAACATGGCGAAAGAGGGTTTTCAAACCCAGTTCGCCTCTGTTATGGAGAAGGTGCTGAAGACGGCAGTCATGGAGACAACGCAACTTTTCGAAACAACTATTGAGGAGCTGCGATCTGAAATATGCAGAATTAAAGAAGAGAACAAGGACCTCAAATCGAGGATTCGATCCCCTGAAAATGCGAAGAAATCGACGGGTGAAAGTGAAAGACAAACCGCAGAGCCTGGAACGAGTCAAAGAACAAACTCAAATATCGGCAAACGTGACATTGGTGTCCAATGTG TTCTGACAGTGCAAGCTTTGCCTCGGTCTGTCACAGACCTGCGTGAGGAGGACCAGTGGACGGAGCTGCACCGTGGGGCCTACGACAAGGAGGACAACCCACAGATGGCCTTTGTACTGATCAAACAGGAGGTGGACTGG gaggCAGACTATTCTGATGACTACTCCCCCGGGTACATACTGCTGAAGCAGGAGGGGGGAGAGCCCCCGACTCTGGTCCGCAGACAACCTCTCAGAGAGTTACCAGGCAGAG cCCTGGTCCCACCTGGAGCTGTCAGTGCCCTGGTCAACCGTTACAGCCAGGAAAGGCCTCCCACCACCCAGTCTACCTCAGCAGAGCCCCCCCTCCAGGGAGATCCAGACACCCAGGAGGCCCCCCAGgctctcagcccatcccagccCAGGACCAAAGAGGTTAACAGTGGCAGTGCAGGCCAGGCCCCTGGAGCAGAACAGCAGTCACTGGTAATACCAGCAGCAGAGTCTCCATCAACATTAGACCTGACAGAATCTCCTCAATCAGCAGCCACTATCCAGTCTACATCAACTGTTCTGTCTACTGTAATGGCCCAGTCCACGGTAACTACTCTGTCAAAAGAAACTGTCCAAACGACCACAGCGGTCCAGTCGACTGTAGCGGTGAAGTCGACAGCAGCAGCGTCAGAGCGCCCGCCACCTGTCCTCTCTGGGTTACCCAGAACCCCTCTTCAGGATACACAGCCCAGCCCCGTACCCCCTCATCCACCCCCATCTCCTCAACCATCACCAGCACAGTCCCACACAGACGTTCTACCTATAGCTCGTCCAATAGCAGTGCCCTCAACACAACCAGCTAGGCCTACAGCTGTACCTGATGGACCACCGGCCGCACcaccaacacaaccacaacccccTACACTTTTGGAGCAGCCGGGTGTTGCCACGGCAACTCCGCCAACGCCGGTCCAGTCCGCTCAGTTGCTGACTTTGTCTGAAGAACCTGCCGGCCCCCCTGAGGAGCAGGTGTCATTGGTCACTGAGCATGTGCAACCCTCCCCCACTCTGCCATCACCGAAGTCCCCTGCTGTCCCAGAGAGGACGTCTGATGAAGCCCCTGTACAGCTGTCAGCCCCTGCTGTAACCACACCCTCTGGCCCCTGTCAGATGTTTAAGACACCGTTTTTAGCTCAGTTGTCAGTAGTATCCCAAGTACGCTCCCCACCGAGGCTGGAGGAAGACGAGGAGGAAAAAGAGGGGCAGGAAGATGAGGGGGAGAGGCTTTCCCCCCTCCCTGCCACATCTACGGAAGCTGTGATGACAAGGTCTGTCGCTACGGAGACGACCCCCGCCAGCGAGAATAAAGAGGAGATTGTTGTCCATGCAGGTGGTGGCAGAAAGTCGAGTCGACGCGAATCGATCCTTTCTGGTCTCCGCCTCCGCTTAAGGCCCCGCCCCCGGGACAGTACTCCATCTCCCGTGGTTGCTAAGAAacccagaggagagagaaccgccCCTCTAGACCATGACTACTCAAAGGTGATgcagaacagaggagaaaagTCCAGGGAATCTCACGTTGACCAGGATGTAGTAGAGGACACCTCTAACGGTGAGACGGCTGATGACAAGTCTAGTGGACAAGGAAGTAGTAACCACAtcagtgaggaagagggaggcGCTAACACTGATGTGACCTCTCCGACCAGACAGTCACCTATTGTTGGAGGTGTGTCCAAATCCAAGAAGAGAAGCATGACCTGGGTGCAGGCTCAGAGAGGTTTGGCTCTAGCCCAGGCTAAGAGGAGTAGGTCGAAGGTCACTAAGACCTCACAgcgaggtcagaggtcagagctTAGAGGTCTGGTCACACAGACACCGTTTCTGCCTTCCACCCCACAGCGCCGCCCGTCGTACAGCCCCAGCCCTCATGCTGCATCTACCTCAAGCCTCAGCCCACGCCGCACCAGCCCGCGTTGCACCAGCCCTCACGGTGCCAACCCACACCAGGATACGGGGGCGAATGTGAACCCTTCTCCTACCACCCCTCCTCAGCCTCACCAGTTCAAGATCATTTCCGCCACCCCTCGTCGCGGCAGACCTCGTTCGGCGGCCGCGGCGGTTTTGAATTTGAAAcgttctccctccacccctcaaccTATCCCCTTCATTGTCACCGTCAGCCCTCGCTCCAACTTCAAAAAGTCCCCCCCATGCACGCTGACGTTCCAGCAGGCGCAGCGGTATCACAAGTCACAAACAATGTGGTCGCCGCCAGGACcgttccagctccaacagtctcCCAAGTCTCCACGGAAACGTTTTACCAAGAACCAGTGCGCAGACTGCGGTCGTGTTCTGAGTAGCGCCGCTGCTTTAGAGAGCCACGCATCCCTCCACACGGGGAAGCGCCCGTTCGCCTGCTCCACCTGCGGCAAGGACTTCCCCAACCTCAAGGGCCTCAACCGCCACGCCCGCGTCCACGGTGAACAGCGTGGCCACCAGTGTCCGAAGTGCGACAAGACCTTTGTCTACCGCTTCGGCCTGACCAAGCATGAGCAGATGGTCCACAGCGGCGTGCGCCCATTCATCTGCCCGATCTGTGACAAACGCTTCGTCATCCGGCGCGACATGGAAACGCATCTCCGCGTTCACACCGGAGAGAAACCATTTGCCTGTTCCCTCTGTGTGAAGCGGTTCAAGAGGCGTGTGGAGCTGAATGTTCACCTGAGGTGGCACAACGGGGAGAAGAGACACTGGTGCTCGTACTGCGGGAAGGGCTTTCTAGATTACAATAATCTGAAGAGGCACAAATTTGTCCACACTGGGGAGAAACCTTACACCTGCTCTGAGTGTGGCAAGCACTTCAAACAGACTGGCCATCTGAAGAAACACCTGAAGACAATACACAAAGACAGATAG
- the LOC106610518 gene encoding zinc finger protein 180 isoform X2, protein METVLKSAMYEITRLVEDSFLEEVSRSREQVESLKTRLQWSENRERNRAGGQRGKCGDCGRAGKEGEEISLGTSQTGVERGCGLKQEKVPGEEWSSCGGVARETTFNDLEEAEATTPRRTSESTEVAGQKLDSLLKEEALHNTELRERWEFCLDEADGSDISGPSKSFIQQELQQCQDEWGSSLDQRPEPPGPERDQGKPIDPLYRPHYSMEELGGDFEKSGYGSPSSGGHLLDMEGLDRLSGSPSRLGALSYGAAGHYQVNLGGSEGGDHHHRSNMPGPHRSRREQVGSPIPSPHPEVGDLNCLLINEEGYLQDSSVLYPEHDVPESGSRAGHRVLISIHSGSSAHNNNTESLYDAADDFGHSLNLRDCSQEQVTGRVGGGGRRHACNQCTMSFPDSGSLKAHKQTHKTGRGLSSGFGPPYSCTQCGKTFTQACNLKVHQRVHQAEGLHLCSHCSKGFTSFSDLKRHKCSQTTDKPYCCSVCGNKFSRLWNLKLHQRIHTQEKPHRCTMCDKSFTRVDILKVHQRTHTGERPYCCAVCGLCFKRLAHLKLHQHEHRPDFLA, encoded by the exons ATGGAGACGGTCCTTAAGTCAGCTATGTACGAGATCACCAGGCTGGTGGAGGATAGTTTCCTGGAGGAGGTGTCGCGGAGCCGGGAGCAGGTCGAGTCACTGAAGACGCGGCTGCAGTGGTcggagaacagggagaggaacagaGCAGGAGGCCAGAGGGGGAAGTGTGGGGACTGTGGGAGAGCTGGCAAGGAAGGTGAAGAGATAAGCTTAGGAACTTCACAGACAG GTGTGGAGAGGGGGTGTGGCCTGAAGCAGGAGAAGGTACCAGGGGAGGAGTGGAGCAGCTGTGGGGGCGTGGCCAGGGAAACAACCTTCAATGATCTGGAGGAGGCTGAGGCCACCACCCCTAGGAGAACCTCTGAG TCCACAGAGGTCGCAGGTCAGAAGTTGGACAGTCTGCTGAAAGAGGAGGCTCTCCACAACACTGAGCTACGGGAGAGATGGGAGTTCTGCCTGGACG AGGCTGATGGTTCAGACATCTCTGGGCCCAGTAAGAGTTTTATTCAGCAGGAGCTACAGCAGTGCCAGGATGAGTGGGGATCCAGTCTAGACCAGAGGCCTGAACCACCAGGCCCCGAGAGAGACCAAGGGAAACCCATCGACCCTCTCTACCGTCCCCACTACAGCATGGAGGAACTAGGGGGTGACTTTGAGAAGTCTGGTTATGGCAGTCCTAGTAGTGGAGGCCATCTTCTGGACATGGAAGGGCTGGATAGGCTTTCTGGTTCTCCGTCTCGTCTGGGGGCGCTGAGCTACGGAGCTGCGGGTCACTACCAGGTGAACCTGGGGGGGTCTGAGGGGGGAGACCATCACCATCGCTCCAACATGCCTGGCCCCCATCGGAGCCGGAGGGAGCAGGTGGGGTCGCCAATTCCATCCCCCCACCCGGAGGTGGGAGACCTGAACTGCCTGTTGATCAACGAGGAGGGGTACCTGCAGGACTCCAGTGTCTTGTACCCTGAACATGATGTGCCGGAGTCGGGTAGCAGAGCTGGCCACAGGGTGCTAATATCCATCCACTCTGGAAGCTCagcccacaacaacaacacagagagccTGTATGATGCCGCTGACGACTTTGGACACTCTCTAAACCTCAGAGATTGTTCACAAGAGCAGGTAACAGGaagagtgggaggaggggggaggcgtCATGCCTGCAATCAATGTACCATGAGCTTCCCAGACTCTGGTTCCCTCAAAGCCCACAAGCAGACACACAAAACGGGGAGAGGGTTGAGTTCAGGGTTTGGGCCTCCATACTCCTGCACCCAGTGCGGTAAGACCTTCACCCAGGCTTGCAACCTCAAGGTCCACCAGCGGGTCCACCAGGCAGAGGGACTCCACCTCTGCAGCCACTGCTCCAAGGGCTTCACCTCCTTCTCCGACCTGAAGAGGCACAAGTGCAGCCAGACGACAGACAAGCCCTACTGCTGCTCCGTCTGTGGGAACAAGTTCAGTCGGCTCTGGAACCTCAAGCTGCATCAGCGCATACACACGCAGGAGAAACCCCACCGCTGCACTATGTGCGACAAGAGCTTCACGCGGGTGGACATTTTGAAGGTACACCAGCGCACACACACTGGGGAGAGGCCGTACTGCTGTGCTGTGTGTGGACTCTGCTTCAAACGACTGGCCCATCTAAAGTTACACCAGCACGAACACAGGCCGGATTTCCTGGCCTGA
- the LOC106610518 gene encoding zinc finger protein 180 isoform X1, with protein sequence MISAAIITFQSQLSGVMETVLKSAMYEITRLVEDSFLEEVSRSREQVESLKTRLQWSENRERNRAGGQRGKCGDCGRAGKEGEEISLGTSQTGVERGCGLKQEKVPGEEWSSCGGVARETTFNDLEEAEATTPRRTSESTEVAGQKLDSLLKEEALHNTELRERWEFCLDEADGSDISGPSKSFIQQELQQCQDEWGSSLDQRPEPPGPERDQGKPIDPLYRPHYSMEELGGDFEKSGYGSPSSGGHLLDMEGLDRLSGSPSRLGALSYGAAGHYQVNLGGSEGGDHHHRSNMPGPHRSRREQVGSPIPSPHPEVGDLNCLLINEEGYLQDSSVLYPEHDVPESGSRAGHRVLISIHSGSSAHNNNTESLYDAADDFGHSLNLRDCSQEQVTGRVGGGGRRHACNQCTMSFPDSGSLKAHKQTHKTGRGLSSGFGPPYSCTQCGKTFTQACNLKVHQRVHQAEGLHLCSHCSKGFTSFSDLKRHKCSQTTDKPYCCSVCGNKFSRLWNLKLHQRIHTQEKPHRCTMCDKSFTRVDILKVHQRTHTGERPYCCAVCGLCFKRLAHLKLHQHEHRPDFLA encoded by the exons ATGATATCCGCAGCCATCATAACTTTCCAGTCTCAGCTCTCCGGAGTCATGGAGACGGTCCTTAAGTCAGCTATGTACGAGATCACCAGGCTGGTGGAGGATAGTTTCCTGGAGGAGGTGTCGCGGAGCCGGGAGCAGGTCGAGTCACTGAAGACGCGGCTGCAGTGGTcggagaacagggagaggaacagaGCAGGAGGCCAGAGGGGGAAGTGTGGGGACTGTGGGAGAGCTGGCAAGGAAGGTGAAGAGATAAGCTTAGGAACTTCACAGACAG GTGTGGAGAGGGGGTGTGGCCTGAAGCAGGAGAAGGTACCAGGGGAGGAGTGGAGCAGCTGTGGGGGCGTGGCCAGGGAAACAACCTTCAATGATCTGGAGGAGGCTGAGGCCACCACCCCTAGGAGAACCTCTGAG TCCACAGAGGTCGCAGGTCAGAAGTTGGACAGTCTGCTGAAAGAGGAGGCTCTCCACAACACTGAGCTACGGGAGAGATGGGAGTTCTGCCTGGACG AGGCTGATGGTTCAGACATCTCTGGGCCCAGTAAGAGTTTTATTCAGCAGGAGCTACAGCAGTGCCAGGATGAGTGGGGATCCAGTCTAGACCAGAGGCCTGAACCACCAGGCCCCGAGAGAGACCAAGGGAAACCCATCGACCCTCTCTACCGTCCCCACTACAGCATGGAGGAACTAGGGGGTGACTTTGAGAAGTCTGGTTATGGCAGTCCTAGTAGTGGAGGCCATCTTCTGGACATGGAAGGGCTGGATAGGCTTTCTGGTTCTCCGTCTCGTCTGGGGGCGCTGAGCTACGGAGCTGCGGGTCACTACCAGGTGAACCTGGGGGGGTCTGAGGGGGGAGACCATCACCATCGCTCCAACATGCCTGGCCCCCATCGGAGCCGGAGGGAGCAGGTGGGGTCGCCAATTCCATCCCCCCACCCGGAGGTGGGAGACCTGAACTGCCTGTTGATCAACGAGGAGGGGTACCTGCAGGACTCCAGTGTCTTGTACCCTGAACATGATGTGCCGGAGTCGGGTAGCAGAGCTGGCCACAGGGTGCTAATATCCATCCACTCTGGAAGCTCagcccacaacaacaacacagagagccTGTATGATGCCGCTGACGACTTTGGACACTCTCTAAACCTCAGAGATTGTTCACAAGAGCAGGTAACAGGaagagtgggaggaggggggaggcgtCATGCCTGCAATCAATGTACCATGAGCTTCCCAGACTCTGGTTCCCTCAAAGCCCACAAGCAGACACACAAAACGGGGAGAGGGTTGAGTTCAGGGTTTGGGCCTCCATACTCCTGCACCCAGTGCGGTAAGACCTTCACCCAGGCTTGCAACCTCAAGGTCCACCAGCGGGTCCACCAGGCAGAGGGACTCCACCTCTGCAGCCACTGCTCCAAGGGCTTCACCTCCTTCTCCGACCTGAAGAGGCACAAGTGCAGCCAGACGACAGACAAGCCCTACTGCTGCTCCGTCTGTGGGAACAAGTTCAGTCGGCTCTGGAACCTCAAGCTGCATCAGCGCATACACACGCAGGAGAAACCCCACCGCTGCACTATGTGCGACAAGAGCTTCACGCGGGTGGACATTTTGAAGGTACACCAGCGCACACACACTGGGGAGAGGCCGTACTGCTGTGCTGTGTGTGGACTCTGCTTCAAACGACTGGCCCATCTAAAGTTACACCAGCACGAACACAGGCCGGATTTCCTGGCCTGA